In Streptomyces dangxiongensis, one DNA window encodes the following:
- a CDS encoding DUF6807 domain-containing protein has protein sequence MTSTDTLVLRAAGRPVGRYVIRPELPARLSPRPYLHPVTTLAGTAVTEVSPADHAHHLGVGVAVPDVEGHNFWGGRTFVRGRGPAELENHGVQRHTGFQLRDPDGFVEELRWAAAGTNLLRERRTVAATGLTATAWALDFTFSLTNVTPGPVSIGSPATNGRPGAAYGGFFWRARKEEGTPSVFTAGREGETEVHGTRADWLALAGADWTLVFAGATEETRRDPWFVRAAEYPGVGSSLAHGERLAVAPGGTVVRRIVTVVADGRLRPDEAAALVRKAVGP, from the coding sequence ATGACGTCGACCGACACCCTGGTCCTGCGGGCCGCCGGCCGTCCGGTCGGCCGGTACGTCATCCGGCCCGAGCTGCCCGCCCGGCTCTCCCCGCGCCCCTACCTGCACCCCGTCACCACCCTGGCCGGCACGGCGGTCACCGAGGTGTCCCCCGCCGACCACGCGCACCACCTCGGCGTCGGTGTCGCCGTTCCCGACGTCGAGGGGCACAACTTCTGGGGCGGGCGGACCTTCGTCCGGGGCCGGGGGCCGGCCGAGCTGGAGAACCACGGCGTCCAGCGGCACACCGGCTTCCAGCTCCGCGACCCCGACGGCTTCGTGGAGGAGCTGCGCTGGGCCGCCGCCGGAACAAACCTGCTGCGCGAGCGTCGTACCGTCGCCGCGACCGGGCTCACCGCCACCGCCTGGGCGCTGGACTTCACCTTCTCCCTCACCAACGTCACCCCCGGTCCCGTGTCGATCGGCAGCCCCGCCACCAACGGGCGGCCCGGCGCGGCCTACGGCGGCTTCTTCTGGCGGGCCCGCAAGGAGGAGGGGACGCCCAGTGTGTTCACCGCCGGCCGGGAGGGCGAGACGGAGGTGCACGGCACCCGCGCCGACTGGCTGGCGCTGGCCGGCGCGGACTGGACGCTGGTCTTCGCCGGGGCCACCGAGGAGACCCGGCGGGACCCGTGGTTCGTGCGGGCCGCCGAGTACCCGGGGGTCGGCTCCTCCCTGGCGCACGGCGAGCGGCTGGCCGTCGCGCCCGGCGGGACCGTCGTACGCCGGATCGTCACCGTCGTCGCCGACGGCCGGCTGCGACCGGACGAGGCGGCGGCCCTGGTCCGGAAGGCGGTCGGCCCATGA
- a CDS encoding glycoside hydrolase family 43 protein — protein MSTPDTYTNPVLDADWSDPDVVRVGDDFYLTASSFGRVPGLPLLHSRDLVNWTLVGHALARLEPEEEFAAPRHDRGVWAPSLRHHDDRFWIFWGDPDQGIFQVNAPGIRGPWTRPHLVEPGKGLIDPCPLWDEETGEAYLVHAWARSRSGVKNRLTGHRMRPDGTSLLDEGEVIVDGDRIPGWFTLEGPKLYRHDGWFWILAPAGGVATGWQGAFRSRGFFGPYEERIVLEQGDTDVNGPHQGGWVRTQAGEDWFLHFQQRGAHGRVVHLQPMRWGDEGTSRSSEAGSGGGWPVLGADGAPVAVHRRPALPPQPPAAPATDDDFPGGRYGRQWQWTANPGDGWATQHSGDGLRLTCLRSADADDLRRLPNILTQRLPGPPGAVEVELRLDGTEPGARAGLVVLGDAYAWIGLEGGTDGTVRLVHRFAEAADGAAPAPAAAPWGGERDAGVPCPAPGGRARLRIETGAGARCRFRYDLGDGPRPSGPVFAATPWRWVGALLGLFATAPGGPGPAGAATFTRFRISPL, from the coding sequence ATGAGCACCCCCGACACGTACACGAACCCGGTGCTGGACGCCGACTGGTCCGACCCGGACGTCGTCCGGGTCGGCGACGACTTCTACCTCACCGCCTCCAGCTTCGGCCGCGTCCCCGGCCTGCCCCTGCTGCACTCGCGGGACCTCGTCAACTGGACCCTCGTCGGCCACGCCCTCGCCCGCCTGGAACCCGAGGAGGAGTTCGCGGCGCCCCGGCACGACCGCGGGGTCTGGGCGCCGTCCCTGCGGCACCACGACGACCGTTTCTGGATCTTCTGGGGCGACCCCGACCAGGGGATCTTCCAGGTCAACGCCCCCGGGATCAGGGGCCCCTGGACCCGTCCGCACCTGGTCGAGCCGGGCAAGGGCCTGATCGACCCGTGCCCGCTGTGGGACGAGGAGACCGGCGAGGCCTATCTCGTGCACGCCTGGGCCAGGTCCCGCTCCGGCGTGAAGAACCGCCTCACCGGCCACCGGATGCGTCCCGACGGCACCTCGCTGCTCGACGAGGGCGAGGTGATCGTGGACGGCGACCGCATCCCCGGCTGGTTCACGCTGGAGGGCCCCAAGCTGTACCGGCACGACGGCTGGTTCTGGATCCTCGCGCCCGCCGGGGGAGTGGCGACGGGCTGGCAGGGTGCGTTCCGCTCGCGCGGGTTCTTCGGCCCGTACGAGGAGCGGATCGTCCTGGAGCAGGGGGACACCGACGTCAACGGGCCGCACCAGGGCGGCTGGGTGCGCACCCAGGCCGGCGAGGACTGGTTCCTGCACTTCCAGCAGCGCGGCGCGCACGGCCGGGTCGTCCACCTCCAGCCGATGCGCTGGGGCGATGAGGGCACCTCCCGCTCGAGCGAAGCCGGGAGCGGGGGAGGCTGGCCCGTACTGGGCGCGGACGGCGCCCCGGTCGCCGTGCACCGGCGGCCCGCCCTGCCGCCGCAGCCGCCCGCCGCGCCCGCCACCGACGACGACTTCCCCGGCGGCCGGTACGGCCGGCAGTGGCAGTGGACCGCCAACCCCGGCGACGGCTGGGCCACCCAGCACTCCGGGGACGGCCTGCGGCTGACCTGCCTGCGCTCGGCCGACGCCGACGACCTGCGCAGACTGCCGAACATCCTCACCCAGCGGCTGCCCGGCCCACCCGGCGCGGTCGAGGTCGAACTGCGGCTGGACGGCACCGAGCCGGGCGCGCGGGCGGGGCTCGTGGTGCTCGGGGACGCCTACGCCTGGATCGGGCTGGAGGGCGGGACCGACGGGACGGTCCGGCTCGTGCACCGGTTCGCGGAGGCGGCCGACGGCGCGGCGCCCGCCCCGGCCGCGGCGCCGTGGGGCGGCGAACGCGACGCCGGTGTGCCGTGCCCCGCTCCCGGGGGCCGGGCTCGGCTGCGGATCGAGACCGGGGCCGGGGCGCGCTGCCGGTTCCGGTACGACCTCGGGGACGGCCCGCGCCCGTCCGGACCCGTCTTCGCGGCCACCCCCTGGCGCTGGGTCGGCGCCCTGCTCGGCCTGTTCGCCACCGCGCCCGGCGGGCCGGGACCCGCGGGCGCGGCGACCTTCACCCGGTTCCGCATCAGCCCTCTGTAG
- a CDS encoding ABC transporter substrate-binding protein produces the protein MKSSIRIRTSRRAASAAALACVLALTAGACGDDGSGSAGDKGDEGSGKGTITFWDNNGGVRTDVWKQIIADFEKKYPDIEVKYVGVPAASVQSKYDTAIQGGGLPDVGGVGTAMLAEVAAQGALEPLDDRISGSSLNGRLNAKFLESVKAAGGAGRTYTVPTSANNGTLWYRTDLFAAARLDPPTTWTKFYAAAGKLTDRDRNRFGYTIRGGEGSIAQALDAMYGQSGITSFWKGDRTTVNDPRNVAALEKYAGLYKKDTPSADVNNDFTKMVAQWDSGSIGMLSHNLGSYADHEKALKGRFKGVPNPTLDDGTRVQVSNPVDGLALFRSSRHKAAAWKFIEFAASHESNSRWNRVAGQVPANLEAARDAWVRASEPTRLAAEALSGAGTKVVQLPYYLPDWNTLSKADNESNFQKVLLGRLSAKEFLDTLADQLDKAQADWKKNH, from the coding sequence ATGAAGAGCAGCATCCGTATCCGCACCAGCAGACGGGCCGCCTCGGCCGCCGCCCTGGCCTGCGTCCTCGCCCTGACGGCCGGCGCCTGCGGCGACGACGGCAGCGGCAGCGCGGGGGACAAGGGGGACGAGGGCTCCGGCAAGGGCACGATCACGTTCTGGGACAACAACGGCGGTGTCCGCACCGACGTGTGGAAGCAGATCATCGCCGATTTCGAGAAGAAGTACCCCGACATCGAGGTCAAGTACGTCGGCGTGCCCGCCGCGAGCGTCCAGTCCAAGTACGACACCGCCATCCAGGGCGGCGGCCTGCCCGACGTCGGCGGCGTCGGTACGGCCATGCTCGCCGAGGTCGCCGCGCAGGGTGCGCTGGAGCCGCTCGACGACCGGATCTCCGGCAGCTCCCTGAACGGCAGGCTCAACGCCAAGTTCCTGGAGAGCGTGAAGGCCGCCGGCGGCGCCGGCCGTACGTACACGGTGCCGACCTCCGCCAACAACGGCACGCTGTGGTACCGCACCGATCTGTTCGCTGCGGCCAGGCTGGACCCGCCGACCACCTGGACGAAGTTCTACGCGGCGGCCGGCAAGCTCACCGACCGGGACCGCAACCGGTTCGGGTACACCATCCGCGGCGGCGAGGGTTCCATCGCGCAGGCCCTGGACGCGATGTACGGGCAGAGCGGGATCACGTCGTTCTGGAAGGGCGACCGGACCACCGTCAACGACCCGAGGAACGTGGCCGCGCTGGAGAAGTACGCCGGCCTGTACAAGAAGGACACCCCGTCCGCCGACGTCAACAACGACTTCACCAAGATGGTCGCGCAGTGGGACTCCGGCAGCATCGGGATGCTGAGCCACAACCTGGGGTCCTACGCCGACCACGAGAAGGCGCTGAAGGGCAGGTTCAAGGGCGTGCCCAACCCGACCCTGGACGACGGCACCCGGGTGCAGGTGTCCAACCCGGTCGACGGGCTCGCGCTGTTCAGGTCCAGCCGGCACAAGGCCGCCGCCTGGAAGTTCATCGAGTTCGCCGCCTCGCACGAGTCCAACAGCAGGTGGAACCGGGTCGCGGGGCAGGTGCCGGCCAACCTCGAGGCCGCGCGGGACGCGTGGGTGCGGGCGTCGGAGCCGACGCGGCTCGCCGCCGAGGCGCTGAGCGGGGCCGGCACCAAGGTCGTGCAGTTGCCGTACTACCTGCCGGACTGGAACACCCTCTCCAAGGCCGACAACGAGTCCAACTTCCAGAAGGTGCTGCTCGGCAGGCTGAGCGCGAAGGAGTTCCTGGACACACTGGCCGACCAGCTCGACAAGGCCCAGGCCGACTGGAAGAAGAACCACTGA
- a CDS encoding rhamnogalacturonan acetylesterase, whose protein sequence is MSLTRRQLGLAAVATAPLALGATGTARAAGRRPRTLYIAGDSTAAPKDAGEAPETGWGMALPFFLREGVTVADHAVNGRSSKSFLDEGRLDAVLASIRPGDLLLVQFAHNDEKATDPARYTEPWTTYQECLRRYVAGARSRGARPVLATPVERRRFDADGNALPTHGDYPAAMRALAGEEGVALLDIEALSLALWQRLGVEGTKTYFNWTASEQDNTHFNPPGAIAVARLVARELLRTRVLARHDVVRLHEDVPASWITWPPAPRS, encoded by the coding sequence TTGTCTCTCACGCGCAGACAGCTCGGGCTCGCCGCTGTCGCCACCGCTCCCCTCGCCCTCGGCGCGACCGGCACGGCCCGGGCCGCCGGGCGCCGTCCCCGCACCCTGTACATCGCCGGTGACTCCACGGCCGCCCCGAAGGACGCCGGCGAGGCCCCGGAGACCGGCTGGGGCATGGCACTGCCCTTCTTCCTCCGCGAGGGCGTCACCGTCGCCGACCACGCGGTGAACGGCCGCAGTTCGAAAAGCTTCCTGGACGAGGGGCGGCTCGACGCGGTCCTCGCCTCGATCCGGCCCGGTGACCTGCTGCTCGTCCAGTTCGCGCACAACGACGAGAAGGCCACCGACCCCGCCCGGTACACCGAGCCCTGGACGACGTACCAGGAGTGTCTGCGGCGGTACGTCGCGGGCGCCCGGTCCCGCGGGGCCCGGCCCGTCCTCGCCACCCCCGTCGAGCGCCGCAGGTTCGACGCCGACGGCAACGCCCTGCCGACCCACGGCGACTACCCGGCGGCGATGCGGGCGCTGGCCGGGGAGGAGGGGGTGGCGCTGCTCGACATCGAGGCGCTCTCGCTCGCGCTGTGGCAGCGACTCGGCGTGGAGGGGACGAAGACCTACTTCAACTGGACCGCCAGCGAGCAGGACAACACCCACTTCAACCCGCCGGGCGCCATCGCCGTGGCACGGCTCGTGGCGCGGGAGCTGCTGCGCACCCGGGTACTGGCCCGGCACGACGTCGTCCGGCTGCACGAGGACGTTCCGGCGTCCTGGATCACCTGGCCGCCCGCACCGCGGTCCTGA
- a CDS encoding pectate lyase family protein, with amino-acid sequence MSTSNCHGRVIATLAGCTALVLSLTGTAAASGPATGHRTGHRTGPERQVLPARDGWASYGTGTTGGAAADPAHVYTVSTWEQFEAALADGGSTPKIVRVKGTIDADGPGCDSFAVPGYDFATYLKTYDPAVWGRTRTLDNEPDDSPEGLRRASAARQDAFVKAAVPANTTIVGIGRDAGFQGASLQIKGADNVIVRNLAFESPLDCFPQWDPTDTAEGNWNSEYDSAVVHGSAHVWIDHDTFTDGDHPDSTLPSYYGRIYEQHDGELDIVKGADYVTASWNVFEDHDKTILIGNSDSAATAAVDRGHLKVTFHHNLFRNLVERAPRVRFGQVDSYDNHFVAGDGYSYSYGIGMESQLVAEHNAFTLPDGVLAGSVLKKWKEAPVTAADNWVNGTPVDLIAAHNAQVPGEILRPGAGWTPVLRTRVDRPQAVPALVGHHAGAGRLR; translated from the coding sequence ATGAGTACATCCAACTGTCATGGACGTGTCATAGCAACGCTGGCGGGGTGCACGGCCCTCGTGCTGTCCCTCACCGGCACCGCCGCCGCGTCCGGCCCGGCCACCGGCCACCGCACCGGCCACCGCACCGGGCCGGAGCGCCAGGTCCTGCCCGCCCGGGACGGCTGGGCGTCCTACGGCACCGGCACCACCGGCGGGGCCGCCGCCGACCCCGCGCACGTGTACACCGTCAGCACCTGGGAGCAGTTCGAGGCCGCCCTCGCCGACGGCGGCAGCACGCCGAAGATCGTCCGCGTGAAGGGGACGATCGACGCCGACGGGCCGGGCTGCGACTCGTTCGCCGTCCCCGGCTACGACTTCGCCACCTATCTGAAGACCTACGACCCGGCGGTCTGGGGGCGGACGCGCACCCTCGACAACGAGCCCGACGACAGCCCCGAGGGCCTGCGCCGCGCCTCCGCCGCCCGCCAGGACGCCTTCGTCAAGGCCGCCGTCCCCGCCAACACGACGATCGTCGGCATCGGCCGTGACGCCGGCTTCCAGGGCGCCAGCCTCCAGATCAAGGGCGCCGACAACGTCATCGTCCGCAACCTCGCCTTCGAGAGCCCCCTCGACTGCTTCCCGCAGTGGGACCCGACCGACACCGCCGAGGGCAACTGGAACTCCGAGTACGACAGTGCCGTCGTCCACGGGTCGGCCCATGTGTGGATCGACCACGACACCTTCACCGACGGTGATCACCCCGACAGCACCCTGCCGTCCTACTACGGCCGGATCTACGAACAGCACGACGGCGAGCTGGACATCGTCAAGGGCGCCGACTACGTCACCGCCTCCTGGAACGTCTTCGAGGACCACGACAAGACGATCCTCATCGGCAACAGCGACAGCGCCGCCACGGCCGCCGTGGACCGGGGGCACCTCAAGGTCACCTTCCACCACAACCTGTTCCGGAACCTGGTCGAGCGGGCCCCGCGCGTCCGCTTCGGACAGGTGGACTCGTACGACAACCACTTCGTCGCCGGGGACGGCTACTCGTACAGCTACGGCATCGGCATGGAGTCCCAGCTCGTCGCCGAGCACAACGCGTTCACCCTGCCGGACGGCGTCCTGGCCGGGTCGGTGCTGAAGAAGTGGAAGGAGGCGCCGGTCACCGCCGCCGACAACTGGGTCAACGGCACGCCGGTGGACCTCATCGCCGCCCACAACGCCCAGGTGCCCGGCGAGATCCTGCGGCCCGGGGCCGGCTGGACTCCGGTCCTGCGCACCCGGGTGGACCGGCCGCAGGCCGTGCCCGCACTCGTCGGCCACCACGCGGGCGCCGGACGCCTGCGCTGA
- a CDS encoding pectinesterase family protein has product MPLSRRGFLTAGAVAAVAPGLASAPARAAAAPRPFGRYGSPARRLTPDTLYVDPHGRGDFTAVQEAVTAATGSGRTLVIAPGTYRETVAVDAGRTEMTWIGASENPRDVVIVYDNAAGTPKPGGGTYGTSGSATTTVRADGFTARWITFANDWLRADHPDITGTQAVAAKVQGDRGAFLHCRFLGHQDTLYADSTALGVLARQYYAHCHVEGDVDFVFGRATAVYDNCHFRTLDRTDLAAAPYGFVLAPSTAVADLRGYLVLRGRVTSEAPDGYYKLARPWVPSSDPTARPMLTVRETWLGPGIDTAAPYTDMSAAHPWQRQRFAEYRDRGPGAVITVPENRPQLTREQAAAATRAAWLGDWTPWRER; this is encoded by the coding sequence ATGCCCCTGTCCCGACGGGGTTTCCTCACCGCGGGCGCCGTGGCCGCCGTCGCGCCCGGCCTCGCGTCCGCGCCCGCCCGGGCCGCCGCCGCACCGCGCCCGTTCGGCCGGTACGGATCCCCGGCCCGCCGCCTCACCCCGGACACCCTGTACGTCGACCCGCACGGCCGGGGCGACTTCACCGCCGTCCAGGAAGCGGTGACCGCCGCCACCGGCAGCGGACGGACCCTGGTCATCGCGCCCGGCACCTACCGGGAGACGGTCGCCGTCGACGCCGGCCGCACGGAGATGACCTGGATCGGTGCCTCGGAGAACCCCCGCGACGTCGTCATCGTGTACGACAACGCGGCCGGCACCCCCAAGCCGGGCGGCGGCACCTACGGCACCTCCGGCTCCGCGACGACCACCGTCCGGGCCGACGGCTTCACCGCCCGCTGGATCACCTTCGCCAACGACTGGCTGCGCGCCGACCACCCGGACATCACCGGCACCCAGGCCGTCGCCGCCAAGGTGCAGGGCGACCGCGGCGCCTTCCTGCACTGCCGCTTCCTCGGCCACCAGGACACCCTCTACGCCGACTCCACCGCCCTCGGCGTCCTCGCCCGCCAGTACTACGCGCACTGTCATGTCGAGGGCGACGTCGACTTCGTCTTCGGCCGGGCCACCGCCGTCTACGACAACTGCCACTTCCGCACCCTCGACCGCACCGACCTGGCGGCAGCCCCCTACGGCTTCGTCCTCGCGCCCTCCACGGCCGTCGCCGACCTGCGCGGCTACCTGGTCCTGCGCGGGCGGGTCACCAGCGAGGCCCCGGACGGCTACTACAAGCTGGCCCGCCCCTGGGTGCCCAGCTCCGACCCGACCGCCCGCCCGATGCTCACCGTCCGCGAGACCTGGCTCGGCCCCGGCATCGACACGGCCGCCCCCTACACCGACATGTCGGCCGCCCACCCCTGGCAGCGGCAGCGGTTCGCCGAGTACCGCGACAGGGGCCCGGGCGCGGTGATCACCGTCCCGGAGAACCGTCCCCAGCTCACCCGGGAGCAGGCCGCGGCGGCGACCAGGGCAGCCTGGCTGGGGGACTGGACGCCCTGGAGGGAACGCTGA
- a CDS encoding M28 family metallopeptidase, with protein sequence MRSAVVAASTLSLLLLGTAGVHAEAPAQAGDVPDISVTGVMRHLDALQKIADAHHGNRAHGTAGYQASVEYVRGKLDAAGYRTSLQQFEFGGKKSWNLIADWPHGGRSGKVLMVGAHLDSVDTGPGINDNGSSVGAILETALTVSARKAAPAQHLRFAFWGTEEETYIGSTHYVNSLPPAELSRISAYLNFDMIGSPNPGYFVYDQSPEVARHFKAFFDAKGIPTEPATALNGRSDHEPFLAEHVPVGGIFTGSAEIKTPEQAAKWGGTAGLAMDVCYHLACDTPADIDRHALDVNSDAVAAMVWKLGVRG encoded by the coding sequence GTGCGTTCTGCCGTCGTCGCGGCCTCCACGCTGTCCCTGCTACTCCTGGGAACGGCCGGTGTGCACGCCGAAGCGCCTGCTCAGGCAGGTGATGTGCCCGACATCTCCGTCACCGGGGTGATGCGGCACCTCGACGCGCTCCAGAAGATCGCCGACGCCCACCACGGCAACCGGGCCCACGGCACGGCCGGATATCAGGCGTCCGTCGAATACGTCCGGGGGAAACTGGACGCCGCCGGATACAGAACCTCCCTCCAGCAATTCGAGTTCGGTGGAAAGAAAAGCTGGAACCTGATTGCCGACTGGCCGCACGGCGGGCGCTCCGGAAAGGTGCTCATGGTCGGCGCGCACCTCGACTCCGTGGACACGGGACCCGGAATCAACGACAACGGCTCCAGCGTCGGTGCCATCCTGGAGACCGCGCTGACGGTCTCCGCGAGGAAGGCCGCCCCCGCCCAGCACCTCCGGTTCGCCTTCTGGGGGACCGAGGAGGAGACCTACATCGGTTCCACGCACTACGTGAACAGCCTGCCGCCCGCCGAACTGTCCAGGATCAGCGCCTATCTGAACTTCGACATGATCGGCTCACCCAACCCCGGGTACTTCGTCTACGACCAGAGCCCCGAGGTCGCCCGGCACTTCAAGGCCTTCTTCGACGCCAAGGGCATCCCCACCGAGCCCGCCACCGCGCTCAACGGCCGCAGCGACCACGAGCCGTTCCTCGCCGAGCACGTCCCGGTGGGCGGTATCTTCACCGGGTCCGCCGAGATCAAGACCCCGGAACAGGCCGCGAAGTGGGGCGGGACCGCCGGCCTGGCCATGGACGTCTGCTACCACCTGGCCTGCGACACCCCCGCCGACATCGACCGGCACGCCCTCGACGTCAACAGCGACGCCGTCGCGGCGATGGTGTGGAAGCTCGGCGTGCGCGGCTGA
- a CDS encoding amino acid adenylation domain-containing protein, with the protein MAEPWELPPAAWNDTARPFEDQVSMVDLIERRVRENPDAPAVRLGEGEVRTYGRLWDDSGLLARFLSGRGAGPGAFVGILHENSYDSVRAVVGVLRTGAAYVPLDARWPAARIAAPVRRLGIGWIVTGRALARRAEEAGHLAGTGLRLVCTDLRAPAPDPLDAEAVGLLWDTVAEDGDQARASGFNRNPADGVSDEQIGTYVSHVRDLVLSVTDRPRVVEVGCGAGLIACALRDRVAAYTGVDVSSVALERAGREYGGGARFVRAAADGLGDVVPPASADVVVLASVAQFFPGFEYLRSVLRDALGALTPGGAVVLADLEEPREGGEPGHLRVPADWFGAPAAGLGLPVRAEIHRREGDDWPAVLRDRYDVVLRPAPAEGGEPYEPVVSTWSDVEAARGLPLPAGPGAGDTAYVIFTSGSTGVPKGVSVRHRSAVNVIQWVNETYAVGPDDCLLWVTALTFDLSVYDLLGVLAAGASLRVVPADELSDGERLMEIMLREPVTFWDSAPAALSMVMSFAQEAPPDAPEPRLRLVFLSGDWVPLTLPDRVRDRFPGARVVALGGATEATIWSNHFDVGAIDPEWTSVPYGRPIRNARYYVLDEDRKPLPVGVEGDLYIAGVAVADGYVGEPELTAAKFTADTVGGPVGERMYATGDRALWRADGNLEFRGRRDDQVKVRGYRIELGEVLAALRRVPGVVDCAVTTLRGEDGPQIVAAVATGAAERELSGGFVRRSLAGVLPSYMLPEHVLVLPALPVGPTGKVDRDRLARLAARPRGRRAR; encoded by the coding sequence ATGGCAGAGCCCTGGGAGCTGCCGCCGGCCGCGTGGAACGACACGGCACGGCCGTTCGAGGACCAGGTGAGCATGGTCGACCTGATCGAACGGCGCGTACGGGAGAACCCGGACGCCCCGGCCGTCCGCCTCGGGGAGGGGGAGGTCAGGACGTACGGGCGGCTGTGGGACGACTCCGGTCTGCTCGCCCGCTTCCTGAGCGGCCGGGGTGCGGGCCCGGGCGCGTTCGTCGGCATCCTGCACGAGAACTCGTACGACAGTGTGCGGGCGGTCGTCGGGGTGCTGCGCACCGGCGCCGCCTACGTGCCGCTGGACGCGCGCTGGCCGGCCGCGCGGATCGCCGCCCCCGTGCGCCGGCTGGGGATCGGCTGGATCGTCACCGGACGCGCCCTGGCGCGCCGCGCGGAGGAGGCCGGGCACCTCGCGGGCACCGGGCTGCGGCTGGTCTGCACGGATCTGCGGGCCCCGGCCCCGGACCCGCTGGACGCGGAGGCGGTGGGCCTGCTGTGGGACACCGTCGCCGAGGACGGGGACCAGGCCCGCGCCTCGGGCTTCAACCGGAACCCCGCCGACGGCGTCTCCGACGAGCAGATCGGGACGTACGTCTCGCATGTGCGCGACCTGGTGCTGTCGGTGACGGACCGGCCCCGGGTCGTCGAGGTGGGCTGCGGTGCCGGCCTGATCGCCTGCGCGCTGCGGGACCGGGTCGCCGCCTACACGGGCGTCGACGTGTCGTCCGTGGCCCTGGAGCGGGCCGGCCGGGAGTACGGCGGGGGCGCCCGGTTCGTGCGGGCCGCCGCCGACGGGCTCGGTGACGTGGTGCCGCCGGCGAGCGCCGACGTGGTGGTACTGGCCAGCGTCGCCCAGTTCTTCCCGGGGTTCGAGTACCTGCGGTCCGTGCTGCGGGACGCGCTGGGCGCGCTGACGCCCGGCGGGGCGGTGGTCCTCGCGGACCTGGAGGAACCGCGCGAAGGAGGGGAACCGGGTCATCTGCGGGTGCCCGCCGACTGGTTCGGCGCGCCGGCCGCCGGGCTCGGTCTGCCGGTGCGGGCGGAGATCCACCGCCGCGAGGGTGACGACTGGCCGGCCGTCCTGCGGGACCGCTACGACGTCGTCCTGCGCCCGGCACCGGCGGAGGGCGGGGAGCCGTACGAGCCGGTGGTCAGCACGTGGAGCGACGTGGAGGCCGCCCGCGGTCTGCCGCTGCCGGCCGGGCCCGGTGCCGGCGACACCGCGTACGTCATCTTCACCTCGGGCTCCACCGGTGTGCCCAAGGGCGTGTCGGTGCGCCACCGCAGTGCCGTGAACGTCATCCAGTGGGTCAACGAGACGTACGCGGTGGGGCCGGACGACTGTCTGCTGTGGGTGACCGCGCTGACCTTCGACCTGTCGGTGTACGACCTGCTGGGCGTCCTGGCGGCGGGCGCCAGCCTGCGCGTCGTGCCGGCGGACGAACTCTCCGACGGCGAACGGCTGATGGAGATCATGCTGCGGGAGCCGGTCACCTTCTGGGACTCGGCACCGGCCGCGCTGAGCATGGTGATGTCCTTCGCGCAGGAGGCGCCGCCGGATGCCCCGGAGCCCCGTCTGCGGCTGGTCTTCCTCAGCGGCGACTGGGTGCCGCTCACCCTCCCCGACCGGGTCCGGGACCGTTTCCCCGGGGCCCGTGTCGTGGCCCTGGGGGGCGCGACGGAGGCGACGATCTGGTCCAACCACTTCGACGTCGGCGCGATCGACCCGGAGTGGACCAGCGTGCCGTACGGCAGGCCGATCCGGAACGCCCGCTACTACGTCCTGGACGAGGACCGCAAGCCGTTGCCGGTCGGCGTGGAGGGCGACCTGTACATCGCGGGCGTGGCCGTGGCCGACGGGTACGTGGGCGAACCGGAGCTGACGGCCGCGAAGTTCACGGCCGACACGGTCGGCGGGCCGGTCGGCGAGCGGATGTACGCCACCGGCGACCGGGCCCTGTGGCGCGCCGACGGCAACCTGGAGTTCCGGGGCCGCCGGGACGACCAGGTCAAGGTGCGCGGCTACCGGATCGAGCTGGGCGAGGTGCTGGCCGCGCTGCGGCGGGTGCCGGGGGTGGTCGACTGCGCGGTCACCACGCTGCGCGGCGAGGACGGCCCGCAGATCGTGGCCGCCGTGGCCACCGGGGCGGCGGAGCGGGAGCTGTCCGGCGGGTTCGTCCGCCGAAGTCTCGCCGGGGTCCTGCCGAGCTACATGCTGCCGGAGCACGTGCTCGTCCTGCCGGCCCTGCCGGTCGGCCCCACCGGCAAGGTGGACCGCGACCGGCTGGCCCGGCTGGCGGCCCGCCCCCGCGGACGCCGGGCGCGCTGA
- a CDS encoding nuclear transport factor 2 family protein — MSVNADLYIEVKDFYARQMRVLDDLDIERFTATFTEDGSVAHPHRGEKVEGREAMRAKMKSMLPMYEGLVTRHWFDHFLIEPAGDDGLRVTYYSLVTQTDTEDQMRFFSSSSVEDRMVRVDGELRIRERVIHRDNPKFGRVI, encoded by the coding sequence ATGTCCGTCAACGCCGACCTGTACATCGAGGTCAAGGACTTCTACGCCCGCCAGATGCGCGTCCTGGACGACCTGGACATCGAGCGGTTCACGGCCACCTTCACCGAGGACGGCTCGGTCGCCCACCCGCACCGCGGGGAGAAGGTGGAGGGCCGCGAGGCGATGCGCGCCAAGATGAAGAGCATGCTCCCGATGTACGAGGGGCTGGTCACCCGGCACTGGTTCGACCACTTCCTGATCGAGCCGGCCGGCGACGACGGCCTGCGCGTCACCTACTACTCGCTGGTGACCCAGACCGACACGGAGGACCAGATGCGCTTCTTCTCCTCCTCCAGCGTCGAGGACCGCATGGTGCGCGTCGACGGTGAACTGCGCATCCGGGAGCGGGTCATCCACCGCGACAACCCGAAGTTCGGCCGCGTCATCTGA